Proteins found in one Ctenopharyngodon idella isolate HZGC_01 chromosome 16, HZGC01, whole genome shotgun sequence genomic segment:
- the LOC127497449 gene encoding meprin A subunit beta-like — protein sequence MPAGTSFFMHFSTEGRKEGNAARMESKTMTPKRDCSVQCLQFYYYHSGNESDQLNIWIREYQNEADNRGTLRLMDQITELPGNYWKLHHVSLNANKTFQVVFEARKGAGNSSGGFSLDDINISETECPHTWQIRNFSIMEYSIHYSPLYYSSDGYRFQAALVVYQSFLGMYVGLVSGAYDDQLQWPCPWRQITFQMLDQNPHIQKRMSSEQSITTDPTSISSSENPIIFLSHHVYMQNFI from the exons ATGCCTGCAGGGACGTCTTTTTTTATGCACTTCAGCACTGAGGGCAGAAAGGAGGGGAATGCAGCCAGAATGGAGAGCAAGACAATGACCCCTAAAAGAGACTGCAGTGTCCAGTGCCTGCAGTTTTACTACTATCACAGTGGTAATGAGTCTGACCAGCTCAACATCTGGATCCGAGAGTACCAGAATGAAGCAGACAACAGAGGAACTCTCAGACTTATGGATCAGATCACAG AACTCCCTGGTAATTACTGGAAGCTGCATCACGTGTCACTGAATGCAAATAAAACCTTCCAAGTTGTATTTGAAGCCCGTAAAGGAGCTGGAAACTCCAGTGGAGGCTTTTCACTGGATGATATCAATATTTCAGAGACTGAGTGTCCCCACACATGGCAGATAAGGAACTTTTCAATAATGGAATATTCAATACATTACAGTCCATTGTATTACTCTAGTGATGGCTATCGCTTTCAGGCTGCATTAGTAGTGTATCAGAGTTTTCTTGGCATGTATGTTGGTCTGGTATCTGGTGCATATGATGACCAGTTGCAGTGGCCTTGTCCATGGAGACAAATAACCTTCCAGATGCTTGACCAGAATCCACACATACAGAAGCGCATGTCCTCTGAACAAAGCATCACCACTGACCCTACTTCAATTTCTTCCAGTGAGAATCCTATTATTTTTCTCTCACATCACGTTTATATGCAGAATTTTATTTAG